In one Brassica oleracea var. oleracea cultivar TO1000 chromosome C9, BOL, whole genome shotgun sequence genomic region, the following are encoded:
- the LOC106313116 gene encoding receptor protein kinase-like protein At4g34220, which yields MTSHRRDLSNHFIFHLLLLLPTLLQALNTDGVLLLSFKYTITSDPLSVLRNWNYDDETPCSWTGVTCTELGSPNTPDMSRVTSLALPNKQLLGSVSPSLFSIPNLGILDLSNNFFHGSLPDTLSNATQLRVLSLGNNNVSGQVPESITNVATLQLLNLSANAITGKIPQDLSLLKNLTVLDLSSNHLDGSLPQDLQGTSLHYLNLSHNQISGDISPTFAQKVPASIILDLSFNNLTGPIPSTPPMLNQREESFLGNLGLCGQPLKTPCLIPSTLSDPQNISDTTSPAIAVMPRSSSPPTNPSPESPPNQSKLKPTTIVGITVADIAGLAIIAMIILYVYQLRKRRSYQEYSTFKVLKDCLEKNDTLSAKKQTVFALEVTKSPPAKPGWGSCLTGRYDETSTESSDVENQIQDRKTVDALKRDGETQLVTVDGETKLELETLLKASAYVLGTSRGGIVYKAVLENGAAFAVRRIGAESCTAVKLKEFEREVQGIAKLRHPNLVRVRGFVWGSEEKLLISDYVPNGSLHCSSIYSKSGSSSTSSPNPLSFKARLKIARGIARGIAYIHDKKHVHGNIKPNNILFDSEFEPIITDTGLDRLMTPAHPLIAGPASGSQHRPPEWSTSEKPNPRWDVYSFGVVFLELIMGRVFLVDRDFVRESEVDEKTWFLRLVDGTINSDLAYHEDEVVACFRLTYGCVSSLPQKRPSMKEVVQVLEKISV from the exons ATGACTTCCCACAGAAGGGACCTCTCCAATCATTTCATCTTCCATCTTCTTCTTCTTCTCCCTACCCTACTCCAAGCTCTTAACACCGATGGTGTCCTTTTGCTCTCTTTCAAATACACCATCACCAGTGACCCCCTCTCCGTTCTACGAAACTGGAACTACGACGATGAAACACCATGTTCTTGGACAGGTGTTACCTGTACAGAGCTTGGGAGTCCAAACACTCCAGACATGTCTAGAGTCACAAGCTTGGCTCTTCCCAACAAACAGCTTCTGGGTTCTGTCTCTCCAAGCTTGTTTTCAATCCCAAATCTAGGAATCTTGGACCTCTCCAACAATTTCTTCCACGGGTCACTCCCGGATACACTCTCCAACGCTACTCAGCTTCGTGTTCTGTCCCTTGGTAACAACAACGTCTCCGGTCAAGTGCCTGAGAGCATCACCAACGTGGCGACTCTCCAGCTCTTGAATCTCTCAGCTAACGCCATCACCGGTAAAATCCCTCAAGATCTCTCACTTCTCAAGAACCTGACGGTTCTTGATCTCTCCTCAAATCATCTAGACGGATCTCTTCCTCAGGATTTACAAGGAACAAGTCTCCATTACCTCAACTTATCACACAATCAAATATCCGGAGATATCTCTCCAACGTTCGCTCAGAAAGTTCCAGCGAGCATCATTCTCGATCTCTCATTCAACAATCTTACAGGACCAATCCCAAGTACACCACCGATGCTTAACCAAAGGGAAGAGTCTTTTCTCGGTAATCTAGGCTTGTGTGGTCAGCCGTTGAAGACCCCTTGTTTAATCCCTTCCACACTTTCAGACCCACAAAACATATCCGACACTACTTCACCAGCAATAGCGGTAATGCCGAGGTCTTCCTCGCCTCCAACAAACCCTTCACCAGAATCACCACCGAACCAAAGCAAACTAAAACCAACCACAATAGTAGGAATCACAGTTGCTGATATCGCCGGTCTAGCCATCATAGCCATGATCATCCTCTACGTATACCAGCTCAGGAAACGTAGAAGCTACCAAGAGTACAGCACTTTCAAAGTCTTGAAAGACTGTCTGGAGAAAAACGACACTTTATCCGCAAAGAAACAGACCGTTTTCGCCTTGGAGGTCACGAAATCTCCACCTGCTAAACCGGGATGGGGCTCGTGCCTAACCGGAAGGTACGACGAGACGTCCACGGAGAGCAGCGACGTAGAGAACCAGATTCAAGACCGAAAAACAGTTGACGCGTTGAAACGCGACGGTGAAACTCAACTAGTGACCGTCGACGGAGAGACGAAGCTGGAGCTGGAGACTCTACTGAAGGCGTCGGCTTACGTGTTGGGCACGAGCAGAGGAGGCATTGTGTATAAAGCGGTGCTAGAGAACGGCGCGGCGTTTGCGGTGCGGCGGATCGGAGCTGAGAGTTGCACGGCGGTGAAGTTGAAGGAGTTCGAGAGAGAGGTTCAGGGTATCGCTAAGCTTCGACACCCGAATCTCGTTAGAGTTCGTGGGTTTGTTTGGGGGAGCGAAGAGAAGCTTCTCATCTCCGACTACGTCCCCAATGGAAGCTTGCATTGCTCCTCCATCTACT CAAAATCAGGGTCGTCTTCTACATCTTCGCCAAACCCTCTCTCGTTCAAGGCACGGCTCAAGATAGCAAGAGGCATAGCTCGAGGAATCGCCTACATCCATGACAAGAAGCACGTGCATGGCAACATCAAACCCAATAACATCCTCTTTGACTCTGAGTTTGAGCCAATTATTACAGATACAGGCCTTGACCGCCTAATGACTCCAGCCCATCCACTCATCGCTGGCCCAGCATCAGGCTCACAGCACCGTCCACCAGAATGGTCTACAAGCGAGAAACCAAACCCCAGATGGGACGTTTATTCTTTTGGTGTTGTCTTTCTGGAGCTTATCATGGGTCGAGTTTTCTTGGTTGATCGAGACTTTGTTCGAGAATCTGAAGTCGATGAGAAAACTTGGTTCTTGAGGTTGGTCGATGGGACAATCAACAGTGACTTGGCTTACCACGAGGATGAAGTGGTTGCATGCTTTAGGTTAACCTATGGTTGTGTCTCTTCCTTGCCTCAGAAGCGACCGTCCATGAAGGAAGTTGTTCAAGTCCTAGAGAAAATATCTGTTTAG
- the LOC106316255 gene encoding uncharacterized mitochondrial protein AtMg00810-like translates to MDVKNAFLQGELEDEVYMMPPPGMEDMVKPGNVLRLKKAIYGLKQSPRAWYHKLSTTLNGRGFVKSEADHTLFTLTSKQGIVVILIYVDDIIITGSDKEGIISTKVFLKSTFDIKDLGELKYFLGIEICRSKEGFFLSQRKYTLDLLNEAGKLGARVAKTPLEDGYKVLREGEIEDKPYTDVKHYRRIVGKLIYLTITRPDVCFAVNQVSQNMQAPKIHHWNMVERILRYLREAPGQGVWMGCNKNTEIVGYCDADWAGDRVDRRSTTGYCTFIGGNLVTWKSKKQKIVSCSSAEAEYRAMRKLTSELIWIRNLLRDLGIETSTPITMHCDNQAAIHIASNSVFHERTKHIEVDCHKVRQAVEQRIILPCYTRSEDQLADIFTKAASTKVCEFIHSKLGLVDFSSH, encoded by the coding sequence ATGGATGTCAAGAATGCTTTTCTTCAAGGAGAGCTGGAGGATGAGGTTTACATGATGCCACCTCCGGGTATGGAAGACATGGTCAAGCCAGGGAATGTCCTAAGGTTGAAGAAAGCAATCTATGGGTTAAAACAGTCACCAAGGGCTTGGTACCACAAACTGAGTACAACTCTCAATGGAAGAGGGTTTGTAAAGTCAGAAGCTGATCATACACTCTTCACACTCACAAGCAAGCAAGGAATTGTGGTGATTCTTATTTATGTAGATGATATTATCATCACAGGAAGTGACAAGGAAGGTATTATCTCAACCAAAGTCTTTCTTAAGTCTACTTTTGATATTAAAGATTTGGGTGAGCTAAAGTACTTTCTAGGGATAGAAATATGCCGCTCTAAAGAGGGGTTTTTCTTATCTCAAAGGAAGTACACACTTGATCTTTTGAATGAGGCAGGAAAGCTTGGAGCGAGAGTAGCCAAGACTCCACTAGAAGATGGGTATAAGGTGCTGCGTGAGGGGGAGATTGAAGACAAGCCCTATACTGACGTTAAACACTATAGAAGAATTGTAGGAAAGCTGATATACCTCACCATCACCAGGCCTGATGTATGCTTTGCAGTTAACCAAGTAAGCCAGAATATGCAAGCTCCCAAGATACACCATTGGAACATGGTTGAAAGGATCCTAAGATACCTAAGAGAGGCGCCAGGGCAAGGAGTGTGGATGGGATGCAACAAAAATACAGAGATAGTTGGGTATTGTGATGCTGATTGGGCAGGAGACAGAGTGGATAGGAGATCCACTACCGGCTATTGTACATTTATTGGAGGCAATCTTGTCACTTGGAAGAGCAAGAAACAGAAGATAGTGTCATGCTCAAGTGCCGAAGCTGAATATAGGGCGATGAGGAAGCTCACTAGTGAGTTGATTTGGATCAGAAACCTACTTCGAGACTTGGGTATAGAGACATCAACTCCAATCACCATGCATTGTGATAATCAAGCAGCAATACACATAGCTTCCAACAGTGTGTTCCATGAGAGGACTAAACACATTGAGGTGGATTGTCATAAAGTTAGGCAAGCAGTGGAACAAAGGATCATCTTACCCTGCTACACAAGAAGTGAGGATCAACTAGCTGACATCTTTACCAAGGCTGCAAGCACCAAGGTTTGCGAGTTCATACATTCCAAGTTAGGACTCGTAGATTTTTCATCACACTAA